From Lewinellaceae bacterium:
GGAACAGAAATTTGGGAAGACAGCCTTTGGGCAAGTAGCGGACAGGCCGCGCTGAAAGAAGCAGGAAATACAGATAAAGTTACCCCATCCTTCCAGGCTTTCGAAGCCGGAGGTTACTACTTGCTGCGGGAGGCTCAAACGCTCACCTTCCTTCGCTGCGGCCACCACCGCGACCGCCCTCATCAGGCCGACAACCTGCATCTGGATATCTGGTTCCGGGGCGTCAACCTGTTGCGGGACGCAGGTTCCTACCGTTACAATACCGAAGAAAAATGGATTCGCTACTTCAACGGCACGGAAGGCCACAATACGATTCGGGTCAACGGCCAGGATCAGATGCTGAAGGGCCCTCGTTTCGTTTGGTTTTACTGGACGCAGGCGTTGGAGGCCCGCTGGGAGGAAACGGAAGAATGCTACCGGTTTACCGGTACGATCCGCGCTTTCCGCCACATCGGCAGGGGCATCACCCACACCCGCATCGTTGAAAAGGCCAAAAATGCCTCTGTCTGGACGGTTACCGATGAAATAAAGGGCATCGAAACTCCTTTGCTGGAACAGGCCTGGCATCCTCATCCGGATCATACCGCCTCCCTTTCTATCAACGCAAAAGATCAGGACGGATGCCCTATTGCTTTGAAAGAATGGGAGGGTTGGCATTCGGCGCTGTATGGCCAGAAGGAGGCTTGCCCGCAGTGGGTGTTCGCAACACAGGGCAATAAAATAGTAACGAGAATTGAATCCGCGAACATTGGCGGTCCGGGCGTTAGATCGGTTGAACCGCGAATGGACGCGAATTTAAGCGCGAATTGGCGCGAAAAGAGGGGCTCCGCTGATTAGGCCGAAGATTAGCAGAAATTAGCGTCCCAATCCGCGTAAATTGGCGGAATAACTTCTCCGCGAATCGGCGCGAAGGAGTACGCGGATTTATGCGAAGGGTTCCCGGAATTAGCGGCAATTAGCGCCCTTAATCCGCGGAAATTAGCGGAATAACTTCTCCGCGAATCGGCGCGAATGGATACGCGGATTTACGCAAAGGGCACCCGAAATTAGCGCCCCAATCCGCGTAAATTAGCGGAATAACTTCTCCGCGAATCGGCGCGAATGAGTACGCGAATTTACGCGAAGGGCACCCGAAATTAGCGCCCCAATCCGCGGAAATTAGCGGAATAACTTCTCCGCGAATCGGCGCGAATGAGTACGCGAATTTACGCGAAGGGTTCCCGGAATTAGCGGAAATTAGCGTTCCAATCCGCGGAAATTAGCGGACAAAAGGCTAGTCTACAAACCATGAAGATACTCCTCCTCCACCAATACTTCCTCGAAGAAAACGACCCCGGCGGCTCCCGCTTCAACGAAATGGCCAAAACCTGGGCGGAGGCCGGCCACGATGTGACCGTGCTGGCCGGCATGGTACACTATAATGGGAGTGACAAGCGGCCGGAATATAAAGGCCGGTGGTTCGTGCGCAAGCAACACGATGATGTGGAGGTTTGGCGATGCCATGTCCCGGAGTCCTATAACAGGAGTTTCCTGGGCCGCCTTTGGGCCTACTTCGCCTTTGTCTTCTCCAGTATTTATGCCGGCCTGTTTAGAATAAAAGGGAAATATGACGTGATCCTGGCTACCTCTCCGCCCCTGTTTATCGGCATAACAGCCTATGTGCTGGGGCGGGCAAAACGCTTGCCTATCGTCTTCGAGGTACGCGATCTTTGGCCGGAGTCTGCAATAGACACCGGCGTCCTGATGAACCCTTTGATCATTCGCCTTTCCTATTGGTTCGAGGCGTTCATCTACCGGCGGAGCCGGCTGGTCAATGTGCTGACGCCCGCTTTTCGGGAAAAACTCATTGACAAGGGAGTGCCTAAAGATAAGATTCTGTTTATCCCCAACGCTGCCGACTTTTCTCTTTCCGATGAAGTATTGGCAGATTTCGACCGAAAAGCTTTTCGGCAAAAGATGGGGTGGGACGGCAAAATGGTGATTACCTACGTTGGCGCGCACGGCGTAGCCAACCACCTGATCCAGGTGCTGGATACGGCTGAACTGCTGCAGGATACGACGGAAGCGCACTTTGTGCTGATCGGCAACGGCATGCAAAAACCCATGCTTCAGGAGGAAGCTGAGAAGCGAAACCTCCGCAATGTTCAATTCATCGACTCGGTACCCAAGCGGGAGGTCTTCCAATACATCGCTGCTTCCGATTTCGGCGCCTCCATTCTCAAAAAAGTGGATACTTTTAAGACTATTTATTCGAATAAGACCTTCGACTACATGTCCTGCCGGCGGCCCATACTGATGGCCATTGATGGCGTCTCCCGGCAGTTGGTGGAAGAAGCCGGCTGCGGCCTGTACGTCGAACCGGAAAATCCCCGGGATTTTGCCGCCAGAGTAAAGCAATGCCTGGCCATGAGCAGCGAAGTGCGGCGAGGGCTGGGCGAGGCAGGTTATGCCTACGCCCGCACCCACTTTGACCGGCAGCGGTTGGCAGAACAGTATCTGGAACACCTTCGGAATCTCGCCAAAAAACAATTCAATCATGTAACCAACTAACCATACTTTACCCCCCATGTACCGCACTTTTTTCAAACCAGCTTTTGATGCCTCTGCCGCCGTTATTGGGCTCCTTATTCTAAGCCCTTTGTGGCTCTCCGTCTGGCTGATTCTGGCCATTGCTAACCGGGGCAAGGCCTTTTTCGTGCAAACGCGCCCGGGAAAAAATGAACGGCTTTTCCAACTCATCAAGTTCAGGACCATGACCGAAGCTTGCGACGAAAATGGCCAGCTATTGCCCGATGCACAGAGGCTGACTCCTGTGGGGCGTTTCGTCCGGGAGACTTCCCTC
This genomic window contains:
- a CDS encoding glycosyltransferase family 4 protein, which encodes MKILLLHQYFLEENDPGGSRFNEMAKTWAEAGHDVTVLAGMVHYNGSDKRPEYKGRWFVRKQHDDVEVWRCHVPESYNRSFLGRLWAYFAFVFSSIYAGLFRIKGKYDVILATSPPLFIGITAYVLGRAKRLPIVFEVRDLWPESAIDTGVLMNPLIIRLSYWFEAFIYRRSRLVNVLTPAFREKLIDKGVPKDKILFIPNAADFSLSDEVLADFDRKAFRQKMGWDGKMVITYVGAHGVANHLIQVLDTAELLQDTTEAHFVLIGNGMQKPMLQEEAEKRNLRNVQFIDSVPKREVFQYIAASDFGASILKKVDTFKTIYSNKTFDYMSCRRPILMAIDGVSRQLVEEAGCGLYVEPENPRDFAARVKQCLAMSSEVRRGLGEAGYAYARTHFDRQRLAEQYLEHLRNLAKKQFNHVTN